The following proteins come from a genomic window of Stigmatella erecta:
- a CDS encoding hybrid sensor histidine kinase/response regulator has product MSVRVLQVDDSAADQMMVRRALERDPDTRWAVEQVSSAEEALERATASGPDVVLMDFHLPGMNGVELLRALRERCAGRVPASVLLTGTGNERLAVEAMKSGAQDYLVKGTFTPERLRHSLRAALETVRLERALEARRLQAERAERSAREALAVRDELFALATHDLKGPLQIITLNAQFLRLKMPAASLTPALDTRLTSISHAAMRMGELIDHFLVATRGREQLLRRERMDLLALVNSKVRELESMSSRHAFQLRVEGKDFTGNWDSTSLERVLDNLLSNAVKYSPAGGNIFVTLAEGAAKPERQVMLRVEDSGLGIPAQDLPHVFERFHRASNVPDTIAGSGVGLASVRRLVELHGGTIEVKSQQGQGAAFTVRLPQDIPVDRGSPESGAGPSQDMR; this is encoded by the coding sequence GTGAGCGTCCGCGTCCTCCAGGTGGATGACAGCGCCGCTGATCAGATGATGGTCCGCCGCGCGCTGGAGCGGGATCCCGACACGCGCTGGGCGGTGGAGCAGGTCTCCAGCGCGGAGGAGGCGCTGGAGCGCGCCACCGCGTCCGGGCCGGACGTGGTGCTGATGGATTTCCACCTGCCGGGCATGAATGGCGTGGAGCTGCTGCGCGCTTTGCGGGAGCGCTGTGCCGGGCGCGTCCCCGCCTCGGTGCTGCTCACCGGCACGGGCAACGAGCGCCTGGCGGTGGAGGCCATGAAGTCCGGTGCCCAGGATTACCTCGTCAAGGGGACCTTCACGCCGGAGCGCCTGCGCCACAGCCTGCGCGCGGCGCTGGAGACGGTGCGGCTGGAGCGGGCGCTGGAGGCGCGGCGCCTCCAGGCCGAGCGCGCCGAGCGCTCCGCGCGCGAGGCGCTGGCCGTCCGGGACGAGCTGTTCGCCCTGGCCACGCATGATCTCAAGGGCCCGCTGCAGATCATCACCCTCAACGCCCAGTTCCTGCGCCTCAAGATGCCGGCCGCGAGCCTGACGCCCGCGCTGGACACGCGGCTCACCAGCATCAGCCACGCGGCGATGCGCATGGGCGAGCTCATCGACCACTTCCTCGTGGCCACCCGGGGCCGGGAGCAGCTGCTGCGCCGCGAGCGCATGGACCTGCTGGCGCTGGTGAACAGCAAGGTGCGCGAGCTGGAGAGCATGTCCAGCCGCCATGCCTTCCAGCTGCGCGTGGAGGGCAAGGACTTCACCGGCAACTGGGACTCCACGAGCCTGGAGCGGGTGCTGGACAACCTGCTGAGCAACGCCGTGAAGTACAGCCCCGCCGGGGGCAACATCTTCGTCACGCTGGCCGAGGGGGCCGCCAAGCCCGAGCGCCAGGTGATGCTGCGCGTGGAGGACTCCGGGCTGGGCATCCCCGCGCAGGACTTGCCCCACGTGTTCGAGCGCTTTCACCGGGCCAGCAACGTGCCGGACACCATCGCGGGCTCGGGGGTGGGGCTGGCGAGCGTGCGCCGGTTGGTGGAGCTGCACGGCGGCACCATCGAGGTGAAGAGCCAGCAGGGCCAAGGCGCGGCCTTCACCGTGCGGTTGCCTCAGGACATCCCCGTGGACAGGGGCTCGCCCGAGTCCGGCGCGGGCCCCTCGCAGGACATGCGCTGA
- a CDS encoding response regulator — protein MARPLLLVEDSDSDAEALFRLSRQLPLSPPIIRVHSGESALDFLHRRGEHVNALRPSLVLLDLHLPGIGGREVLADLKADPELRSIPVIIFSSSEEPADVEGAYASGANSYLHKPPGGLRLQTAAQALQAFWFTAAILPGDKEPPQ, from the coding sequence ATGGCGCGCCCGCTCTTGTTGGTCGAGGACAGTGATTCGGATGCGGAGGCCCTCTTTCGCCTGTCCCGGCAGCTGCCGCTGAGCCCGCCCATCATCCGTGTGCACAGCGGCGAGAGCGCGCTGGACTTCCTCCACCGGCGGGGGGAGCACGTGAACGCGCTGCGTCCTTCGCTGGTGCTCTTGGACTTGCACCTGCCGGGCATCGGGGGCCGGGAAGTGCTCGCCGACCTCAAGGCGGACCCCGAGCTGCGCTCCATTCCCGTCATCATCTTCTCCTCCTCCGAGGAGCCGGCGGACGTGGAGGGGGCGTACGCGAGCGGTGCCAACAGCTACCTGCACAAGCCGCCCGGGGGCCTTCGGCTCCAGACCGCGGCGCAGGCCCTGCAGGCCTTCTGGTTCACGGCCGCCATCTTACCTGGCGACAAGGAGCCGCCTCAGTGA
- a CDS encoding ATP-binding protein — protein sequence MRPSVSELELSQCDREPIHLLGGIQAYGVLLAFRGPDRLLEVVSANIQALLGRPPEALLGKPAAQVLPAELWAQWELLAARGALRVALPSGPYRALLHESDGLSVLELEPAEPQPDMEETALELVRRLVSPLAGAKGTRELLQTAANTVRALTGFDRVMVYRFDADWHGEVLAESKREGMDGFLGMHFPATDIPVQARALYTRNPLRLIADARARPVPLVPPVVPALGRPLDLSGSALRSVSPIHLEYLRNMGVEASFSLSLLKDGALWGLIACHHLAPLHLSYERRRACEVLTQLLALQLASEERAAEAAENAHRAALLGPLATSLGEGGTLDAALEKEGARVLELTGATGAALLLGGEPLLVGRTPSMDEVEALVAWLAPQPFQTSFHTERLGALYPPLAARADVASGLLAVRLAPASSRLALWFRPEVVRTISWAGNPRKPAEPEPGHARLHPRGSFQAWEETVQETSLAWKRADLAAAEGFRSALIGVVLRQAAELERLSEALSRSNAELDAFGHTVAHDLKEPLRGIQQYAGFVMEDYSGVLGPEGRGHMESLLWLAQRSGDMLDGLFEYSRMGRVDLAWGEVDMQEVVDEVLTTLSARFKDDQVTVRLPRRLPTVQCDGVRIAQVWANLLVNAAKYQEGAERWVEAGFYGPGEPRPGAAGRYPSAYVFYVKDPGIGIAAQFHEVIFEMFRRLHSAKAYGGGTGVGLAIARRLVQLHGGALWVDSAPKQGAAFYFTLGRGPG from the coding sequence ATGCGCCCGTCCGTCTCTGAGCTCGAGCTGAGCCAGTGTGACCGCGAGCCCATCCACCTGCTGGGCGGGATTCAGGCCTATGGAGTGCTGCTGGCGTTCCGGGGGCCGGACCGGCTGCTGGAAGTGGTGAGCGCCAACATCCAGGCGCTGCTGGGGCGCCCGCCCGAGGCGCTGCTGGGCAAGCCCGCCGCCCAGGTGCTGCCCGCGGAGCTGTGGGCCCAGTGGGAGCTGCTGGCCGCCCGGGGCGCGCTGCGGGTGGCGTTGCCCTCGGGGCCCTACCGGGCGTTGCTGCACGAGAGCGATGGGCTGTCGGTTTTGGAGCTGGAGCCCGCGGAGCCGCAGCCGGACATGGAGGAGACGGCGCTGGAGCTGGTCCGGCGGCTGGTCTCCCCGCTGGCCGGGGCGAAGGGCACGCGGGAGCTTCTCCAGACGGCGGCCAACACGGTGCGGGCCCTCACGGGCTTCGACCGGGTGATGGTGTACCGCTTCGACGCGGACTGGCACGGTGAGGTGCTGGCCGAGAGCAAGCGGGAGGGCATGGACGGCTTTCTCGGCATGCACTTTCCGGCCACGGACATCCCCGTGCAGGCGCGGGCGCTCTACACCCGCAACCCGCTGCGGCTGATCGCCGACGCGCGCGCCCGTCCCGTGCCGCTGGTGCCCCCGGTGGTGCCGGCGCTGGGCCGCCCGTTGGATCTCTCCGGCTCGGCGCTGCGCAGCGTCTCCCCGATTCACCTGGAGTACCTGCGCAACATGGGCGTGGAGGCCTCCTTCTCGCTGTCGCTGCTCAAGGACGGCGCGCTCTGGGGCCTCATCGCCTGTCACCACCTGGCGCCCCTGCACCTCTCCTACGAGCGGCGCCGGGCCTGCGAGGTGCTCACCCAGTTGCTCGCGCTGCAGCTCGCCTCCGAGGAGCGGGCGGCGGAGGCCGCGGAGAACGCCCACCGCGCCGCGCTCCTGGGCCCGCTCGCCACCTCCCTGGGAGAGGGCGGGACGCTGGATGCGGCGCTGGAGAAGGAGGGCGCCCGGGTGCTGGAGCTCACGGGCGCCACCGGCGCCGCGCTGCTGCTGGGCGGCGAGCCGCTGCTCGTGGGGCGCACGCCCAGCATGGACGAGGTGGAGGCGCTGGTGGCCTGGCTGGCCCCGCAGCCTTTCCAGACGTCCTTCCACACCGAGCGGCTGGGGGCGCTCTATCCGCCCCTGGCCGCGCGCGCGGACGTGGCGTCCGGCCTGCTCGCGGTGCGGCTGGCGCCGGCCTCCTCGCGCCTGGCGCTCTGGTTCCGTCCGGAGGTGGTGCGCACCATTTCCTGGGCGGGCAACCCGCGCAAGCCCGCCGAGCCCGAGCCGGGCCACGCGCGGCTTCACCCCCGGGGCTCCTTCCAGGCCTGGGAGGAGACCGTCCAGGAGACGAGCCTGGCCTGGAAGCGCGCGGACCTGGCCGCGGCGGAGGGCTTTCGCAGCGCGCTCATCGGCGTGGTGTTGCGCCAGGCGGCGGAGCTGGAGCGCCTCTCCGAGGCCCTGAGCCGCTCCAACGCGGAGCTGGATGCGTTCGGCCACACCGTGGCGCATGACCTCAAGGAGCCCCTGCGCGGCATCCAGCAGTACGCGGGCTTCGTGATGGAGGACTACAGCGGCGTGCTCGGCCCGGAGGGCCGGGGGCACATGGAGTCGCTGCTGTGGCTCGCGCAGCGCTCCGGGGACATGCTGGATGGGCTCTTCGAGTACAGCCGCATGGGCCGCGTGGACCTGGCGTGGGGCGAGGTGGACATGCAGGAGGTGGTGGACGAGGTGCTCACCACCTTGTCTGCCCGGTTCAAGGACGACCAGGTCACCGTGCGCCTGCCGCGCCGCCTGCCCACCGTGCAGTGTGACGGTGTCCGCATCGCCCAGGTGTGGGCCAACCTCCTGGTGAATGCAGCCAAATATCAGGAGGGCGCCGAGCGTTGGGTCGAGGCCGGATTTTACGGTCCCGGCGAACCGCGGCCCGGCGCCGCGGGGCGCTACCCTTCAGCCTATGTGTTCTACGTGAAAGACCCTGGTATCGGCATCGCCGCTCAGTTCCACGAGGTCATCTTCGAGATGTTCCGCCGTCTGCACTCCGCCAAGGCGTATGGAGGGGGGACGGGCGTGGGGCTGGCGATCGCGCGCCGGCTGGTTCAGCTGCACGGGGGGGCCCTGTGGGTGGACTCGGCCCCGAAGCAGGGCGCGGCCTTCTATTTCACGCTTGGCAGAGGACCTGGTTGA
- a CDS encoding biliverdin-producing heme oxygenase, whose product MSSNPENLLQRLKLETRPHHERAERTVRFLDPALTSAEYRRHLEALWGLHAPLEERLAEQLAGPLPGLRIGERRKAHLLEEDLRALGHDAESLTKLSRAPWLPPLPGVPEALGCCYVLEGSTLGGQVILRHLQRHFAGVPVGPFAFLRAYGDQTGPMWRALGETLLHASDQAASEAFDARVVKGAQDTFDAFVAWLAQEAAHAPVRL is encoded by the coding sequence TTGTCCTCAAATCCTGAGAATCTTCTTCAGCGGTTGAAGTTGGAAACACGGCCCCACCACGAGCGTGCCGAGCGGACGGTGCGCTTCCTGGATCCGGCGCTCACCTCAGCCGAGTACCGCCGTCACCTCGAGGCGCTCTGGGGGTTGCATGCGCCCTTGGAGGAGCGGCTCGCGGAGCAGCTCGCGGGGCCCCTGCCCGGGTTGCGCATCGGGGAGCGCCGCAAGGCGCACCTGCTGGAGGAGGATCTCCGGGCGCTCGGCCATGACGCGGAGTCCCTGACGAAGCTGTCCCGGGCCCCGTGGCTGCCGCCGCTGCCCGGCGTGCCCGAGGCGCTCGGGTGCTGCTACGTGCTGGAGGGCTCCACGCTGGGAGGCCAGGTCATCCTGCGCCACCTCCAGCGCCACTTCGCGGGGGTGCCGGTGGGCCCCTTCGCGTTCCTGCGCGCCTATGGCGATCAGACGGGCCCCATGTGGCGGGCCCTGGGAGAGACGCTCCTCCACGCCTCGGACCAGGCCGCCTCGGAAGCCTTCGACGCGCGCGTGGTGAAGGGGGCCCAGGACACCTTCGACGCTTTCGTGGCGTGGCTCGCGCAGGAGGCGGCGCATGCGCCCGTCCGTCTCTGA